TGGATGGCTTCGTCATCTGAGCTGTAATGCCAAGTGGCCTTAAGGTTCGATTTGTCGGAAATCCTAAATAAACGTCCGCAAACTTTTGTAAGAAAGAGGGTGGAGGGGGTGTCGGAATAGAATACCTCAAAAAAGACGGACGTATTTTTTTGCGGATGTTCACTATACTCTTCGAGCCATTGAAGAAAGTCGTCGTAAACTTTTTGTGCTGAAACGCCGGAAATTACCGTGTTGAAGAAATTCCCAGAAAGAGAAATAATCCCATTGTTTGCATTGCCCTCAATATTGAGCTGTGTAAGTTTCGCGTTTGAGGTAAACTGTTTTTCCATGATTCTTGGAGTATTCAGATTTACACTTGCAAGATATGGAAAGATAGTTCAAAGAATAATCATTGTCAATTATTTAAACCGATTATGATTAAAAAAAAGAGGGTGTTTCTCATGGAAAAACACCCTCCAGCTCCAGTATTTTTGAATGATTATATCAACGATTTTTGCTTTAGCAAACTCTCAGCATTAAGCAAAATATCCACGTATTGGGAGCGCTGGTATGCAAATGGGAAGTTGATATTCTTCTTTGATAATTTTCCCTGAAATTCTTGAATGTTTTCATAGCCTTTGCGCTGCATCCACATTTCCAACTCTTTAACCATTGTGTTGGCATGGCTTATTTTATTCCTGTAGAAGGCGCTAACAACCTGTACTGCCGATGCTCCAGCTAGTATCATTTTGGCAATATCCTGGCCGGTGCTAACTGCTGTACTTCCGCATAGGTCGGCAGAAATGTGTCCAAACAATAGCCCAGTAAAGCGTAGCGGAAGGAGCATTTCATCGGGTGTGCTTAGGGTCATCCGCTGAACGAGCCGTTCCTGCTCCACATCAATATCGGGTTGGTAAAAGCGGTTAAACAGAACTACACCATCTGCGCCAGCCATACTCAGCTGGGAAATAACCTCCAGCTGGTTGGCATAAAATGGGCTAAGTTTAACACTAATAGGAATAGAGACTACGGCTTTTATTCTTTTGAGAATCTCTATTTGCTCCTCTATGACAGTGGCACCTGAGACGCCAAAATCTTTTGGTGTATGGTAAAAGTTGATCTCAATGGCATCGACACCTGTGGCTTCAACCTTCTTGGCATATTCTACCCATGAATCGGAATACACTGCGTTTATGCTGGCAATCAGCGGGATGGATACAGCCTTGCGAGCTTCTCGAATTTTTTGGAGGTGCACTTCTGGGCCTGCATATTTTAGATTTGGAAAGAGCCTAACCATCTCTGCATGTCGCTCATTGTAAGCCTCCATCTCATCTTCCATCTCCATCTCTTCCAGTTGAATCTGCTCTTCGAAGAGTGATTTGAACACGATGGCACCAACACCAGCTTCTTGCAGCTTGGTTACCTTCTCAACGGAATCGCTTAAATTACTTGCTCCAGCAATGATCGGGTTCCGGAGCTCCAGCCCTAAGTAGTTGGTCTTAATGTTAGTCATAACACGAGGTATTACTGTTAGTAGCTAAATTCTTCGATTGCTATCGTTGAAATTGTCTAACAGTAAAACCCCGATTCTACCTGTTTTGTTCAAGGATTCCCATCAGTCTACTTAGCAGTCGCTCGGGGCCGGGGATGGGAAATGATTTGTAATAATTGCTGGAGGTAATGGCAAACACCATGTTTAATGAGGGTATTACATAGATATATTGGTCACCTAGTCCGGCGGCAAATATTACTTGGCGCTTATTTACCTCTTTCTGCCAAAATAGGTAGCTATAAAAAACCTCGTTACCTGCATTTACTTTTGGAATTAATATTTGGTCAACCCACGCTTTGGGTATGAGATTACCTTTGCTTGATTCTGCATCAAGCATTAGCTGGCCCAGCTTCGCCAATTCGCGAACTTGAAGTGTAATACCACCCCATGATGGATGGCCATTACCTGGATAGCTATCCCAGGTTTTAACCTTTATGCCTGCAGGATTAAATAGGTTTTTGTAAACAATAGAATCGAGGGTTGTGTGGCAAGTTTTTTCCATGATGTCCTTAAGGAGTTCTACTGCGGCGCTGTTGTAGTTAAATCGTACTCCAGGGTCGGCATCCATGGGTTGTTCTAGTGCCAACTTACCCCAATCCTTTGTGGATTTTTTTAAAACGTTCAGCGCATTGTAGGAGTATGTATAGTCGGGATACCATTCCTGCCATGCAAGTCCAGTAGTTTGGTTGAGCAGGTCCGAAATCCTTATTTTCTGCTTTCTTGGATCTGCCTTGAATATGGAATCGTACTGGGGGAGATACTGTTCGATGTAGTCGTTGGTCTTAAATTTGCCCTGTTCTACGCAGATGCCACAGGCTAGCGACACAATACTTTTTGTAATGGAATTTATGGGGAATGGTGTTTGATTCGAGAATAATCCATAGTAAGCCTCTCCCAGCATTTTGCCGTTTTGCATCACTACCATACCGTTTACATCACCGTAGGTGTTGCCACGTGTATCCTTAAATACGGAGAGTAGTGAATCCATCACTACCTGGTTGTCGCTAAATAATCGATAGTTAAAAATGC
This is a stretch of genomic DNA from Williamwhitmania sp.. It encodes these proteins:
- a CDS encoding SiaC family regulatory phosphoprotein: MEKQFTSNAKLTQLNIEGNANNGIISLSGNFFNTVISGVSAQKVYDDFLQWLEEYSEHPQKNTSVFFEVFYSDTPSTLFLTKVCGRLFRISDKSNLKATWHYSSDDEAIHDLGQELQLATSIELQFKTRN
- a CDS encoding dihydroorotate dehydrogenase-like protein; translation: MTNIKTNYLGLELRNPIIAGASNLSDSVEKVTKLQEAGVGAIVFKSLFEEQIQLEEMEMEDEMEAYNERHAEMVRLFPNLKYAGPEVHLQKIREARKAVSIPLIASINAVYSDSWVEYAKKVEATGVDAIEINFYHTPKDFGVSGATVIEEQIEILKRIKAVVSIPISVKLSPFYANQLEVISQLSMAGADGVVLFNRFYQPDIDVEQERLVQRMTLSTPDEMLLPLRFTGLLFGHISADLCGSTAVSTGQDIAKMILAGASAVQVVSAFYRNKISHANTMVKELEMWMQRKGYENIQEFQGKLSKKNINFPFAYQRSQYVDILLNAESLLKQKSLI
- a CDS encoding serine hydrolase, translated to MKKLVSVTLLLSITLSLFSAPVGSTDSIFNYRLFSDNQVVMDSLLSVFKDTRGNTYGDVNGMVVMQNGKMLGEAYYGLFSNQTPFPINSITKSIVSLACGICVEQGKFKTNDYIEQYLPQYDSIFKADPRKQKIRISDLLNQTTGLAWQEWYPDYTYSYNALNVLKKSTKDWGKLALEQPMDADPGVRFNYNSAAVELLKDIMEKTCHTTLDSIVYKNLFNPAGIKVKTWDSYPGNGHPSWGGITLQVRELAKLGQLMLDAESSKGNLIPKAWVDQILIPKVNAGNEVFYSYLFWQKEVNKRQVIFAAGLGDQYIYVIPSLNMVFAITSSNYYKSFPIPGPERLLSRLMGILEQNR